In a genomic window of Rhododendron vialii isolate Sample 1 chromosome 12a, ASM3025357v1:
- the LOC131310693 gene encoding cytochrome P450 736A117-like isoform X1, protein MHFSLYPFIFSLLPLFLFLVFLLRWLSITARPLHKNPPPSPRKLPLIGNLHQMGPFPHRSLHSLSQAHGPLMLLHFTTAPVLVVSSTAAARDILKTHDLIFSNRPKSTIGNIILYGVKDVVFSPYGEYWRQMKSICVLQLLSNKRVQSFRDVREEETALMIEKISNSGSNVVNLSKLIVELTASVVCRAALGRKYDGVGGRGGGARRGFKEVLGKAAELFGVLDIGDFVPWLKWVNRVNGLYGRAERLAKELDEFFEGVVEEHEGRERKGGQDFVDVLLEIQRENVDGIPLQRDSIKALILDIFVAGTDTSSATIEWVMTKLLKHPQAMKKLQAEVRLIAQPNQFVTEDDLDQMPYLKAVIKETLRLHPPLPLLVPRESTKDIQVMGYDVTAETRVIVNAWSIGRDPASWDEPEEFRPERFLNNHSIDFRGHDFELIPFGAGRRGCPGIQFAAVVNELAVANLVHKFDFALPDGVELDESEVFGLAVHKKLPLLLFATPLSC, encoded by the exons ATGCATTTCTCACTATACCccttcatcttctctctccttcccttgTTTCTCTTCCTAGTTTTCCTTCTGAGATGGCTCTCCATCACCGCCCGACCACTGCACAAAAACCCACCGCCGTCTCCCCGAAAGCTCCCGTTGATCGGAAACCTCCACCAAATGGGCCCCTTCCCCCACCGCTCCCTTCACTCCCTCTCCCAAGCCCACGGCCCCTTAATGCTCCTCCACTTCACTACTGCCCCTGTCCTAGTTGTCtcctccaccgccgccgcccGTGACATTTTGAAAACCCACGACCTTATCTTCTCCAACCGACCCAAATCGACCATTGGCAATATAATCTTGTACGGAGTGAAGGATGTGGTTTTCAGCCCTTACGGCGAGTATTGGAGGCAGATGAAGAGCATCTGCGTCCTCCAACTACTAAGCAACAAGCGAGTCCAATCCTTCCGCGACGTTAGGGAGGAAGAGACGGCACTTATGATCGAGAAGATTTCAAATTCTGGTTCTAATGTGGTGAATTTGAGCAAACTAATTGTGGAGTTGACAGCAAGCGTGGTGTGTAGGGCGGCATTAGGGCGGAAATACGACGGCGTTGGGGGCAGAGGAGGAGGGGCAAGAAGGGGGTTTAAAGAGGTTTTGGGGAAGGCTGCGGAGTTATTTGGGGTTTTGGATATTGGAGATTTTGTACCATGGCTTAAGTGGGTGAATAGAGTAAATGGGTTGTATGGGAGAGCGGAGAGACTTGCTAAGGAGTTGGATGAATTTTTTGAGGGTGTGGTGGAAGAGCatgagggtagagagagaaagggagggcaGGATTTTGTGGATGTTTTGCTTGAGATtcagagagaaaatgtggatggGATTCCTCTTCAAAGAGATAGCATCAAAGCTCTTATTTTG GATATATTTGTTGCTGGAACTGATACCTCATCCGCAACCATAGAATGGGTAATGACAAAGCTCTTAAAACATCCTCAAGCCATGAAAAAACTCCAAGCCGAAGTTCGACTTATAGCCCAACCCAATCAATTTGTAACCGAGGACGATCTAGACCAAATGCCTTACCTAAAAGCTGTGATCAAGGAGACTCTACGCCTCCACCCTCCGCTTCCCCTTCTCGTACCTCGGGAGTCGACCAAAGACATCCAAGTAATGGGCTACGATGTTACTGCCGAGACGCGCGTGATCGTCAACGCTTGGTCGATCGGGCGGGATCCGGCATCATGGGATGAGCCCGAGGAGTTTAGGCCCGAAAGGTTTTTGAACAACCATTCGATCGATTTTAGAGGACACGATTTCGAGTTGATTCCGTTTGGAGCGGGGAGGAGGGGATGCCCAGGGATTCAGTTTGCGGCGGTGGTCAATGAGCTGGCGGTTGCAAATCTTGTGCACAAGTTTGATTTTGCACTACCTGATGGGGTGGAGTTGGATGAGAGTGAAGTTTTTGGTTTGGCTGTTCATAAAAAGTTGCCACTGCTTCTTTTTGCAACTCCTTTGTCTTGTTAA